One segment of Argiope bruennichi chromosome 11, qqArgBrue1.1, whole genome shotgun sequence DNA contains the following:
- the LOC129956483 gene encoding elongation of very long chain fatty acids protein 7-like: MSLKDEFILFFNSPDPRVATWPLMDSPVKTICLVIAYLIFVKILGPALMKNRKPFGLRLVMIAYNFSQVAISSWIFMNLALLGWFTKYNWRCEPIDFSNNWEAVRIAEVCWICFLVKFYEFIDTVFFVLRKKNSQITTLHVFHHALVPITVWIGIKYGAGGYNTLFPLLNSFVHTWMYLYYALAAFGPCVQTFLCWKKYLTKLQMLQFIIVLVFILQLYFFPTCKVSKVILLINFMKAGIFFVMFMNFYANSYKEKRIKVTSGKKSE; the protein is encoded by the exons ATGTCTTTAAAGGATGAATTCATACTGTTCTTCAACAGCCCAG atccTCGTGTGGCAACATGGCCTCTAATGGACAGTCCAGTAAAAACGATATGTCTCGTAATAGCATAtctaatatttgtgaaaatattggGACCAGCACTGATGAAGAACAGAAAGCCTTTCGGTCTGCGTCTAGTGATGATTGCTTACAACTTCTCACAAGTTGCGATTAGTTCGTGGATTTTTATGAAT CTAGCCTTGTTGGGATGGTTCACGAAATACAACTGGCGATGTGAGCCCATTGATTTTTCGAATAATTGGGAAGCAGTTAGG ATAGCAGAAGTCTGCTGGATCTGctttttagtcaaattttacgaatttattgATACA gtgTTTTTTGTTTTGCGTAAGAAGAATTCGCAAATCACCACTCTTCATGTTTTTCATCATGCTTTGGTTCCAATAACAGTGTGGATAGGTATCAAGTACGGAGCAG GAGGCTACAACACCCTGTTTCCACTGTTAAATTCCTTTGTACACACATGGATGTACCTCTACTATGCCCTTGCTGCATTTGGACCTTGtgttcaaacatttttatgttgGAAAAAATATCTGACAAAATTACAAAtg ctTCAATTCATCATAGTGTTGGTTTTTATATTGCAATTGTACTTTTTTCCTACATGCAAAGTTTCGAAAGTGATTTTACTCATAAACTTCATGAAAGCTGGCATCTTTTTCGTGATGTTcatgaatttttatgcaaattcttACAAAGAGAAAAGGATAAAAGTTACATCTggtaaaaaatcagaataa